AGGCTGAGATGGATTTTTGCTGACCCACAAAACGGGGGGTGTTTTGGCTCATTGTGGCCAATTAGGTCTAGCTGTCGAGCAAGAAAAGCGAGGCTGTGATTGGTGATGTCATTACCAGACTGGGTACAATCGAACAGCAAAGGGACATTCCTATTCTCTCGGTGTTGAATATATTATAGCTAGGTATCTCGGTACTTTCGTTTTCTCTTTCAAAAGAGGAGCTGCTCAGAAAACCCATCATGTCGAAGAAACGGACAATCGACAGCTTCTTTGGTTCTTCTaccaaaaaacaaaagacaaacaaCTCCGAGGATGAGCAGGTCAGTCTGTATTACTCCGAAAATAGTAAAAGAAAACACTAACCAATGATCGATTTTAGATTCTGAAATCGGAGCATTCTACCTATCCATTTCCAATACTGCACCTCCCGCAATCAATCAGCAAAGAGCTTGCTTCTTACCCAGCTGTTCCCGCTCGCGCAATTAATGACCAACCAGACCTTGACTTGCTGTACTTTGAGCCGTACATACCACCATACGTAGCCAAAGATTGGTTCGACTTTCTCCGTTCAAGTCTACCGTTTTACAGAGTGGAGTATGACATCAACAGGGGAGGCATCAAGACCCATATCAAAACACCAAGGCACGTGACCACCCCaatcaccaccacctcctcaTTTGCTCTTCTTTCCGCATTCATCTACTGTCCTACTTTTTTCATCATAAAAGCGACTAACTCGGGAATACAACAGATATACCACTGTATTTGGGCTCGATGACACAAGCCGCTTCGATGAAGCCGGCAACGTAGTCGACGCCAAGACATCCAAGCCCGTCCCGCCCGGTGCTTACGCGCGGTACAAGCCACGGCCCATCCCAGCTTGCCTGGACGCACTGCGGAGGTCTACCGAGGCCGCGACGGGCTGCGTCTTCAACTTCTGCCTGGTCAACTACTACGCCTCTGGCGCCGACAGCATCTCGTACCACAGCGACGACGAGCGGTTCCTGGGCCGGGACCCAGCCATCGCCTCCTTCTCGCTCGGCGCCAGGAGGGACTTTATGCTCAAGCACAAGCCAGCCCCTCCAGGGACGGACGAGGCAGCATCGGCATCTTCAAAATCCCCGCTGAAGCTGCCGTTGGCCGGGGGCGACATGGTGCTGATGCGGGGCCCCACGCAGGCGAACTGGCTGCATTCGATACCGAAGCGGACGGGGAAGAACGAGAAGGATGGGGGCAGGATAAATATCACTTTCAGGCGGGCTATGGTCAAGGCGGGGACGGATAATTATTATAATTATAATGTGGGAAACGGAAGTGTATATGTTTGGGACAAGTCTGGGAAGGAGATGGTTCTCTGGAAGCCCTAAGAGAACTATGCATGTGGTTAGTCGATACAAGCCGGCAGCTCATAAAGGTAGAAAGTTTGTATTTGCTTGCCCATCTTAAGAAACGAGAAATCAGTCCTTCAGGTATTCGTAAAGCCCGCCCCTCTCTTGTTGGCGGAAGTTTTACAACCCGACCGTATAGGATGCTATTTCTCCCTGATATAAATAACAACTAGGTACTTCAAACGCCGGATTGTATGCTCACAATTTTTTTCAAGCAATCTTTACTGCTACAACGCTCGCAAACCAACACATGATAAAATCTGTATGCCAAATCTCATATTTGTTAATTCTCGTCCGCGGTATCAACAAAAATCCCAAATTCAATGAACAGGAAACAGTCACCAACACAACCAAACCGCGCCACCAAGGGCGGACAACTTCTAATTACTCATGGCTTCCCCTATGGGTTCTTTAACCCTGCCTATCCAATTTGCTCTGATAATTTGacaaaaaagataaaaaagaaatgcGCTTGTCAGGAATTGAGCCCGACGTGGGGGTCGAACCCACAGCCTTGAGATGTTTCGGAACCGGAGATTCTTAAGAGTCTCACGCTCTACCGATTGAGCTAGCCGGGCGCACAAGGATGCCGAAGCGGCCTCGGATACGGGGAATCGAACCCCGGGCACGACGGTGACTCGAAGATGAGAGCGTCGTATGTTAGCCACTACACCATATCCGATTTGGTTGCTCGCTGTTGGGACGCGAAGTTGTTGTTGGATTTATATCGTGGGGTGTGTGGACCTATGACTGTTGATTTTCTGGGTCATCCTGGAACAGACAAAGAAAACTCGTGTCAAGGCTACGCGGTGGTGTTAAACGAGGATAGGCTGTATGCACGCAGCGAATGATCATTTTCGATATCTATTTTTGTACGGGTTGAAAGTCCAGATGTTGCAATCTTGTGCGGTGGGTCCATGTCCCCCAGGCGTAGACGAGTCAGCACGCATATTGCGACGATGTATTAGCGCATTGGAGCGGCTCGAAGCGACGACTCTTTCCAACCCATCTCTCCACGGCAGTGTTCGCCTCATTATGCTACCGTGGAACAACGACCCCAGGATTTTGTTGGGTGGGCGGCAGTATTTCAATTCTCAAAATTGCAGCCCATCCAATACTGGCCTGAAGTCACCCAGCACGTAGTAATATTGGGTAAAATCACACTGATGCAACAGTTGGAGTCACGTACCGAGCCAATCTTTTGATTTGCAAATTTGCCATGAATCGACGAGTCAATCGCCTACATGTGATATGAAGAACAGCTATTATAATGTGAATAAGCAGTTAAGAGGAGAGATTTCTCTGCCTTGACCAGGCACAGGGTACATCCCCAGGCAGTCCAAGGCCTATTTGCCGTTTCTAAACTGGGCGCGAGAATAGTTCTGGAGGCCGCGGAGGAACACCTGGTATCCGACGCTGTTGTTATCTTGGGCATGGTAGATCTCCGTCAGGCGGATCTGCCACGGCGGGTAGCCATCCAAAACGACGTGCGGACCAAAGTGAATGAGCAGGTCGGGCTCGTCCATAACGCTCTCGGTCAGCTCTGTGTCGATGACGTCCATGTTGATGTCGGTTGGTGATAGCTTCTCAGCTTGCGCCATCTCGGTCAGCGTCTTGGTAAGATCGACAAGTGAGTCGCGTCCATCCTCGGCAGAGAGCAGAAGCACGATGATGTGCTTGTCACCGGAGCCACTTTCGGCGGACGGGTCAGACTCGATAG
The Pyricularia oryzae 70-15 chromosome 1, whole genome shotgun sequence DNA segment above includes these coding regions:
- a CDS encoding DNA repair family protein; its protein translation is MSKKRTIDSFFGSSTKKQKTNNSEDEQILKSEHSTYPFPILHLPQSISKELASYPAVPARAINDQPDLDLLYFEPYIPPYVAKDWFDFLRSSLPFYRVEYDINRGGIKTHIKTPRYTTVFGLDDTSRFDEAGNVVDAKTSKPVPPGAYARYKPRPIPACLDALRRSTEAATGCVFNFCLVNYYASGADSISYHSDDERFLGRDPAIASFSLGARRDFMLKHKPAPPGTDEAASASSKSPLKLPLAGGDMVLMRGPTQANWLHSIPKRTGKNEKDGGRINITFRRAMVKAGTDNYYNYNVGNGSVYVWDKSGKEMVLWKP